Genomic window (Mycolicibacterium smegmatis):
GTCGTCGAAGGCGCCCCCGGTGGCGGACTCGGGTAGGTAGCCGCACATGGCCGATGGTGAACACACCTGGATCTCGCCGGTATCCGCGATGCGCACCCGTACGCCGCGCACCGGTTTGCCGACGGTCTCGATCCTGGTGTCGTCCAGCGGGTTACACGCGATCACGGGCAGTTCGGTGGTGCCGTATGCGGTGAGCCACCGGATCCCGGCACGCGCGGTGATGTCCTCGGCGACGCTGCGCGTGACCGGCGTCGCACACCACATCACGAACCGCAGCGACGACAGGTCGAACCGCTCCAGGCCGGGATGTGCGGCCAGCGCCAGAGCGATGGGCGCGACGGCCATCTCGATCGTGATGCCGTCGGATTCGATGTGACGCAACATGGTTTCGACGTCGAACCGGGGGTGCAGTCGCATCCAGGCGCCGGTGTCGAGCACCATCGCGATGTTGAGCAGGCCCAGGATGTGCGACGGCGGGGTCATGATCTGCATGCGGTCGGCCGCGGTGAGGCCGAGCGCGTCGCGCCAGTGCTCGATGGCCGCGGCGAACCCGGCGTGGCTGTGGCGCACGGCTTTAGGCATGCCCGTGGTGCCGGAGCTGAACACGAACAGCGCGTCGGCATCGGGAGCCACTGCGGGGCCGGGGCGTTCGCCGGGTGTGATCGGCTCGTCGAGGTGCACCATCGGCAGGTGTTCGGCGAGCAGCGGTTGGTCGCCGACCGCGTGGTTTGCACGTGTGAGTTCCAGTGCATGGGCGATCTCGGTGGTTTTCCACGCCGGGCTGATGAGGACCGCGGCGGCACCGAGGCGCCAGATCGCGCGTAGGGCGATGACGAATTCGGGCCGGTTCGACGACATCATCGCGACCCGGTCTCCCGGTCCGACGCCACGCTGCGCCAACGTCGCGGCCATGCCGCCGGCGAGCGCGTCGAGTTCGGTGAGGGTGTACTCGCGGTCGCCGAACGCCAGCACGGCGGACTCACCCATGAGCCTCACCTGCCGTTTCCACCAGCGCTGACCTCTCGTGACGCGTACCCGCCGCAGCGATGCGACGGCGAGAAGATACTATCATTTCCGGAGAATGCTATTCTCGTTACATCAGAATGCTAGTGCGCAGGGGAGCTCGATGACGGCAGAACCAGTACCCACCGCGGAGCCCGGCGGGAAGGTGACCATCCTGTTCGAGCGTGAGCGGGTGTCGGTTCCGCGCAGGCCGAACGAGACGCTGCTGGAGAGCGCCCGACGGGCGGGCATGACACCTCCGTTCTCATGCGAGGCGGGTAACTGCGGCACGTGCATGGCCAAACTCCTCGAGGGCACCGCCACGATGCGCGTCAACGACGCCCTCGACGACGACGAGGTCGCCGAGGGTTACGTGCTGACGTGCCAGGCGGTTCCGGACTGCGACACCGTGACGGTCTCCTACGACGACGACTGAGAACGAGCCTGCGCCTGCCCGCCCGCATACTCGTCGAACGCCGGCGGCGGGCGATAATCCGGTTGGTACCCGGCGATGCGGATCGAACTGCCCACCAGACGGAAATCGCCTGCGGTGACGAGCGCCTCGGGTGTCTCCGAAAGCGCTTCGGGCAGTGTGCGCACCGCGGCGACCGGGATGCCCAGCGGTTTGAGCCGTTTCTCCCAACTCGCGGCCGAGTCGGTCGCCAGTGTCGCAGTCACCACATGCAGCACCTCGTCACGGCGCGCCGCGCGTTCGGCCATGGTCTCGAACCCCGAAATGCCGGCCTCGCCGGCGAACGACCTCCAGAACCCGTCGTGCGTGATGAACAGCGCCAGGTATCCGTCCGCCGTCGGAAACAGCTGCGCCGGAACGTAATAGGAATGCGCGCCGTTGGGGTGGCGGCGCGGTTCGGCACCGTCGTTGAGATACGCCGACGCGCGGTAGTTCAACTGCGACAGCATGACATCGCGCAGCGACACATCCACCTGCCCTCCGCGCCCGGACACGATCATCGCCAGCAGACCCAGCGCCGCGGTGAGACCCGTCGAGTTGTCCGCCGACGAATACCCCGGCAGCGTGGGCGGACCATCCGGGTCCCCCGTCATCGCCGCGACCCCCGTCGCGGCCTGGATCACGTAGTCGAACGCGGGATCGTCACCGCCGTCGAGCCCGAACCCCGTCATCGCGACGCACACGATCTCGGGGTTGAACTCCTTGAGCGCGTCGTAGGTCAGACCGAGGCGGCGGATCACCGAAGGCTTCATGTTCACCAGCAGTGCGTGTGAATCCGCCACCAGCTCAGCGAGTCTCGCCTTCCCATTTGCCGACGCGAGGTCCAAGCACAGGCTGCGCTTGCCGCGGTTGAGGCTCGCGAAGTAACTGTCCCCCACCTGGCGCGAGATCTCGCCGCCCGGCGGTTCGATCTTGATCACCTCGGCGCCGAGATCCGCGAGCATCATGGTGGCGTACGGGCCCGCGAGCATCACGCCGACCTCGATGACGCGGATACCGGCCAGCGGAGCGCTCGCGCAAGCGCTCATCGCACCGCCTTGGCGAGTTCGGCGATCACCTCACGCGTGCGGTACTTCGAGGCGATCAACTCGTCACGGTTGTCGCCGATGGGCAGCAGCCGCACCGACAGATCCGTCACGCCCGCATCGGCGAACCGCTTGAACCGGGCCAGGATCGCGTCCTCGTCACCGGCCGCGCACAGATCACCGACATTGCGCGCGTCACCGCGGTCCAGCAGGCGCTGGTAATTGGGCGACGTCTCGGCCTCGGCCAGGATCCGGTTGGCCCGCTCCTTGGCGGTGTCGATCTCGGAGTTGGCGCACAGGCACACCGGGATTCCGGCCACGATCCGAGGAGCGGGCCTTCCCGCGTTGTCGGCGGCCTTGTTGATGCGCGGCGCGATGTGGTCACCGATCGCGCGTTCGTCGGCCATCCAGAGCACCGTGCCGTCGGCGAGTTCGCCTGCGATCTGCAGCATCACCGGACCGAGCGCGGCGACCAGCACGGGCAGGGGTGTCTCGGCGGCCAGCGCGGTGGGGTTGTGCACCGTGAACGTGTCGTTCTCGACGTCGACGGGTCCCGGCCCGGCCAGGGAAGCGTTGAGCACCTCGAGGTAGTCGCGTGTGTAGGCGGCGGGCTTGTCGTAGGGCAGACCCAGCATGTCGCGGATGATCCAGTGATGCGACGGGCCCACCCCGAGCGCCAACCGACCCTCGGCGATCGCGTGCACCGAGAGCGCCTGGCGCGCAAGGGCTACCGGATGCTGTGCCTGCAGCGGCACGACGGCCGTGCCGAGTTCGATGGTCGAGGTGTGCGCGGCCATCAGCGCGACCATGGACAGGCAGTCGAAATCGTCGGGCACCTGCGGCATCCACGCGCTGTCCAGGCCCGCGGCCTCGGCCCACTGGATGTCGGCCGCGAGCTTGTTGACCTTGCGTGTCATGTCGCCGCGTTCGGCCCCGATCATCACGCCCAGTCTCATTTGGCCACCTTCTCCGTGAGAGCCCGCACCTCGGTCACCAGCGTGTCCAGCGGCGTGCCCGTGGGGAACACCGCGGCCGCCCCGACGTCGAGCAGTTTCTGGACGTCGCCCTGCGGGATGGTGCCGCCGACGACGACGGCGATGTCACCGGCGTCGGCGGCCCGCAGTGCCTCGACGGTGCGCGCCGTGAGTGCGACATGCGCCCCGGACAGGATCGAAAGGCCGACCAGCGCAACGTCTTCCTGCAAAGCGATGGACACGATGTCCTCGATGCGCTGCCGGATGCCGGTGTAGATGACCTCGAAACCGGCGTCGCGCAACGTGCGCGCGACGATCTTGGCTCCGCGGTCGTGACCGTCCAGACCCGGCTTGGCGACCAGCACCCGGGTGGCCATCAGAATCCTCGCTTCTTCGCGCAAGCGCTCATCAGAATCCTCGCTTCTTCGCGCAAGCGCTCATCAGAACACCACCGGTTGCTGGAACTCGCCCCACACCGCCTTGAGCGCCGACACCATCTCCCCCACCGTGCAGTAGGCGTTGGCGCAGTCGATCAGCTTGTGCATCAGATTGTCATCTCCCTCGGCGGCCGCGGACAGCGCCGCCAGCGTGGCCTTCACCTGTGCGGAATCGCGTTCGGCCTTGACCTTCGACAGTCGTTTGAGTTGCAGGTCGCGGCCCTCGGCGTCGAGTTCGTAGGTCGCGATCTCCGGCGGCGGCTCGTCGACGACGAACCTGTTGACGCCCACCACGGGCCGCTCGCCCGACTCGATCTCCTGGTGCAGCTTGTAGGCCTCGTCGGCGATCAGCCCCTGCAGGTAACCGTCCTCGATGCAGGCCACCATGCCGCCATGAGCTTCCAGATCGCTCATGATCTCGACGATCTTGGCCTCGGTGGCGTCGGTGAGTGCTTCGACGAAGTACGACCCGCCGAGCGGATCGGCGACCTTGGCGACTCCGGTTTCGTAGGCCAGGATCTGCTGCGTGCGCAGCGCGAGCGTCGCCGATTCCTCGCTGGGCAGCGCGAACGGTTCGTCCCAGGCCGCGGTGAACATCGACTGCACACCGCCGAGCACCGACGCGAGCGCCTCGTACGCCACGCGCACCAGGTTGTTCTGTGCCTGCGGCGCATACAGCGACGCCCCACCGGATACGCAGCCGAACCGGAACATCGACGCCTTGTCGGTGGTGGCGCCGTAACGTTCCCGCACTATCGTGGCCCAGCGGCGCCGTCCGGCACGGTATTTGGCGATCTCCTCGAAGAAGTCGCCGTGTGTGTAGAAGAAGAACGAGATCTGCGGCGCGAACTTGTCGATGGTCATGCGTCCGCGTTCGATGACCGTGTCGCAGTACGTCACCCCGTCGGCGAGCGTGAACGCCATCTCCTGAACCGCGTTGGCGCCTGCGTCGCGGAAGTGCGCGCCCGCCACCGAGATCGCGTTGAACTTGGGCACCTCGGCCGCGCAGAACTCGATGGTGTCGGCGATGAGCCGCAGTGACGGTTCCGGCGGCCAGATCCAGGTGCCGCGCGACGCGTACTCCTTGAGGATGTCGTTCTGGATGGTGCCGGTGAGCTTCTCGCGCGGCACGCCCTTCTTCTCGGCGGCCGCGACGTAGAACGCCAGCAGGATCGCGGCGGTGCCGTTGATCGTGAAACTCGTGCTGATCGCCTCCAGCGGTATCCCGTCGAACAGGATCTCGGCGTCGGCAAGGGTGTCGACGGCCACGCCGACACGGCCGACCTCCTCGCCGTACTCGTCATCATCGGAGTCGTACCCGCACTGCGTGGGCAGGTCCAGCGCGACCGAAAGCCCGGTGCCGCCCTGGTCGAGCAGGTAACGGTACCGGCGGTTGGACTCCTCGGCCGTGCCGAAACCCGAGTACTGCCGAAACGTCCAGGTCTTGCCGCGGTACCCGGACGCGAAGTTTCCGCGCGTGAACGGGTAGGTCCCCGGCGGCGGCGGTTCGCCGCTGCGGTCCTGGGGTCCGTACACCGGTGCCAGCGGAATACCGGAGGGGGTCTCCACCCGAGGTTGGGCTTGCTCGCTCATCACTCGATAACGTACTTGCCAAAAATGAGAATGCCAATACCGCACGGCGGTAATGTGTGGCGTGTGCAGCATGGGAACACCCTCACCTGCGCACCCTCGCGCCGCACCGAACGCTCAGGCAGTCGGGGTGCGACCCGTCGCCGCACCGCATGAGTACGCCACTTGCCAAAACCGAGAATGCCAATACCCTTCTGGGTACGCGGCAACGTTCGCATCCGACGCGCCGGTCAGCTCCGCCGCGCCCCGACGAGGAGGCCCATGTCCAGCCAGCAGGAGTCTTTCGCCGATCGCACGATGGTCGTGTCGGGCGGCAGCCGGGGTATCGGCCTGGCGATCGCACTGGGTGCGGCCAAACGCGGCGCCAACGTGGTGCTGCTCGCCAAGACCGCGCAACCGCATCCGAAACTGCCCGGCACCGTGCACACCGCGGTCGCCGAGGTCGAGGCCGCCGGCGGCAAGGGCGTCGCGGTGGTCGGTGACGTTCGCAAGGATGAGGACGTCGCACGCGCCGTCGACACCGCGGTGGAACGCTTCGGCGGCGTCGACATCGTGGTCAACAACGCCAGCGCGATCGCGACCGAACCGACCGAATCGCTTGCGGTCAAGAAATTCGACCTGATGATGGACATCAACGTGCGCGGCACGTTCCTGCTGACCAAGGCCGCCCTGCCGCACCTGCGCACGTCCGTGGAGGCCGGGCGCGCCGCCCATGTGCTGACCCTGGCCCCGCCGCTCAACCTCAACCCGTACTGGCTGGGTGCACACCCGTCCTACACGCTGTCCAAGTACGGGATGACCCTGCTGTCGCAGGGCTGGGCCGCGGAGTATGCCGACTCCGGAATCGGTTTCAGCTGCCTGTGGCCCGAGACGTACATCGCGACGGCGGCCGTGGCCAACGGCGCAGGAGGTGCCGAACTGCTGAAATCCTCCCGCAGCCCCGAGATCATGGCCGACGCCGCCGTCGAGATCCTGTCCCGGCCGGCCGGCGAGGTCAACGGCCAGACCTTCGTCGACTCCGAAGTTCTCACCACAGCAGGCGTGAGCGACCTGTCCCGTTACGGTGGCGGGGACAGTCCGATCATCGACATCTTCATCGACGCACCGGGACAGGGCGCATGAGCATATCGCTGCTGCTCGAGATGGCATCGTCGGGAGATCCCGACCGCACCGCGGTGGTTTCCGACGACACCCGGCTCACCGCAGGCGAGTTGAGCACATTGGCCGACGGGGCAGCAGGCGTCATCGCCGGGTCAGGCGCGGCACACGTCGCCTACGTGGGTACCGGTGGCGCGCTGCTGCCGCTGCTGCTGTTCGCCTCGGCACGCGCGGCGATCCCCTTCACCCCCCTGAACTACCGTCTCAGCGCCGAAGGTCTGCGCGAGCTGGTCGACCGGTTGCCCACACCGCTGGTGATCGCCGACGGCGAGTACGCCGGCATGCTCGCCGGAGCGGGCAGGCCGGTGCTCACCTCCGAGGAGTTCCTGTCCCAGGCCCGCACGGCCGATCCGGCCGCAGAGTTCGCCGACCCCGACGCGGTCGCGGTGGTGCTGTTCACCTCGGGCACCACATCGCGCCCCAAGGCCGTCGAACTCACCCACAACAACCTCACGAGCTACATCACCGGGACCGTCGAATTCGGTTCGGCCGCACCGGAGGACGCCGCGCTGATCTGTGTGCCGCCGTACCACATCGCGGGTGTCAGCGCGGCGATGTCCAACCTGTACGCCGGCCGGAAGATGGTGTACCTGCGCAACTTCGACGCACACCGCTGGGTCGAGTTGGTGCGCACCGAGGGCGTCACGTCTGCCACCGTGGTGCCGACCATGCTCGACCGTATCGTCACCGCACTTGAGACCACGCGCGCCGAGCTGCCGACCCTGCGCAACCTCGCCTACGGCGGATCCAAGGTCGCGCTGCCCCTGGTCCGCAAGGCGCTGGAGCTGATGCCGAACGTCGGATTCGTCAACGCCTACGGTCTCACCGAAACCAGCTCCACCATCGCGGTCCTCGGACCCGACGACCACCGGGCCGCGCTGGCCTCCGACGACCCCGGTGTGACCCGCCGCCTCGGGTCGGTGGGACAGGTGGTGCCCGGGATCGAGGTGCAGATCCGCGGCGAGGACGGCACCGTGCTGGGGCCCGGCGAGACCGGTGAGCTGTTCGTGCGCGGCGAGCAGGTGTCCGGCCGGTACACCGAGATCGGGTCGGTGCTCGACGAGGACGGCTGGTTCCCCACCAAAGACGTTGCGATGCTTGACCAGGACGGCTATCTGTTCATCGGCGGCCGGTCGGACGACACCATCATCCGCGGCGGCGAGAACATCGCTCCCGCCGAGATCGAGGACGTTCTCGTGGAACATCCCGACGTGCGCGACGTCGCGGTGGTCGGCCCCGAGGACCCCCAGTGGGGCCAGATCATCGTCGCGGTCGTGGTGCCCGCCGACGGCGCCGAACCCGACGCCGACGTACTCCGCGAGCACGTCCGCAAACACCTGCGCGGATCCCGCACCCCCGACCGCGTGGTCTTCCGCGCCGAACTGCCCACCAACGCCACCGGCAAGGTGCTGCGCCGTCAACTCGTCGACGAACTCCAGCCCATCTCGTAGGAATCGAAGGAGTCATCAGTGATCAAGAACGGCACGCGCCTGCAGAGCCAGGTGTGCGACACCCAGGTGATCGTCGTCCGCAGCGCCGACAGCCTCGACGACCTGCGCGCCGGAGGCGTCCCGATGATCCCGCTGGACGCCGAGAAGGACAGTGGCGCAACGCTCGACCCGGCATTCGCCGACGGCACCCTGATGGGCAAACGCTACGTCGACGACAACGGCGCCGAGGTGCTGGTCACCAAGGCCGGCGCCGGGACGCTGTCGATCGGGACCACACCGCTGGGCCTCAAGGAGGCCAAGCCGCTGCCCGCGAGCGACTAGCGCCACGGGCATGGCCACGTCGACGGGGGTGCGGGTATCCCCGCTTCGCGTCGCGGTCGCGAGCTTCATCGGGACCACGGTCGAGTTCTACGACTTCCTGATCTACGGGACCGCGGCCGCGCTCGTCTTCCCCAAGCTGTTCTTCCCACAGGCCTCGCCCGCGGCGGGCATTCTCCTGTCGTTCGCGACATTCGGCGTCGGGTTCATCGCCCGACCGCTCGGCGGCATCGTGTTCGGGCATTTCGGCGACCGCATCGGCCGCAAGCGCATGCTCGTGTACTCCCTTGTCGGCATGGGTGTCTCGACCGTGCTGATCGGCCTGCTGCCCACCTACGCCCAGATCGGGCTGGCGGCCCCGGTCCTGCTGACCGTGCTGCGCCTGTGCCAGGGCTTCGCAGTCGGCGGCGAATGGGGCGGCGCGACGCTCATGGCCGTCGAGCACGCGAGCGCCGACCGGCGTGGTTTCTACGGCGCCTTCCCCCAGATGGGCGCCCCGGCAGGCACGGCGTCGGCGACGCTGGCGTTCTTTTTGGCCTCGCAACTGCCCGACGCGCAGTTCCTCGCGTGGGGGTGGCGGCTGCCGTTCCTGTTCAGCGCCGTGCTGATCGTGATCGGTCTGGTGATCCGGCTCAAGCTGACCGAGAGCCCCGAGTTCTCCGCGGTGGTGCAGAACTCGGCGGTACGGCGGATGCCGATCGTCGAGGCGTTCCGCAGGCACTGGCGCCAGATCGTGCTGGTGGCGGGCGCCTACCTGTCCCAGGGGGTGTTCGCCTACATCTGCGTGGCCTACCTGGTGTCCTATGCCACCACCGCCGCCGGGATCGACCGCACCGCCGCACTTTTCGCTGTCTTCGTCGCCGCGCTGGTGGCCGTGGCGGCCTACCCGGCCTTCGGCGCGTGGTCGGATGCGGTGGGCCGCAAACGTCTGTTCCTGGTCGGCGTGGTCCTCATGGCGGCCTCGGTGTTCCCGGTCTTCGCGCTGATCGACACCGGCAGCGCGCTGCTGTTCGGCGTCGCGCTGGTCCTGGTGTTCGGCCTGGCGATGGCCCCGGCCGCCGGCGTGACAGGCGCGCTGTTCAGCCTCGCCTTCGACGCCGACGTCCGGTACAGCGGGGTGTCGATCGGTTACACGCTGTCACAGGTCGTCGGGTCGGCGTTCGCGCCGACGATCGCCGCAGCGCTGTACGCCGCGACGCAATCCAGTGACTCGATCGCGTGGTATCTGGTTGCCGTGTCGGCGATCTCGGTGGTCGCCGGTACGCTGCTGCCGTCTGACCGCAGCGCACCAGAGGCCGCGGTGGTGAAGGGCTAGGCGGTCAGATCCGCGAGCGCCTCGGCGGTCTGCAGATCCTCGTACGCCGCCGAATAGCGTTGCGCGAGCGCCAGCGCGATGTCGGGACGCTGCCACAACTCCCCCGCGCTCGCGGTCGCGAGCCACGTCATGAGCCCATGTGCGACCGACGCGCGGTACCGCAACCAGATCTGTTCCAGCGAGGGCTTTTCCGCGTCGGGTAACTCGAGCGCGTCAGAATATTCCTGCAACAGCTCCCGCTCGGCGATGCGCCTGTCCTCCGTACGCAGGGCGCCCTGCAGGAAGTACCCGAGATCCACCGCGAAGTTCCCGCGGCGCGCGACCTGCCAGTCGAGGAATCCGACGTCACCGTCGGGCGTGAGGTAGGTGTTGCCGATGTGCGCGTCGCCGTGCAGCAGGGTCTGCGGTTCCGACGACGCGGTGAGGCAGCGGATGTAGGGCTTCCAGACGCCCTCGACGAGGTGGTCGATGGTCAGCGCCTGTACCGACGGCGGCGCGTCGTCACCGAGTCGCTCGAGCGCGGCCGGCAGCGGCGCCCACTGCATCCCGTCCCACGGTTCGAACGGTTCGAGCCACGCCAGCGTGGGGTGTCGAAGCCGCTCACCCCAGAACTGCCCGTGCAGGCGCGCGAGCGCACGCACGCCGTTGGCGGCCTGGTCGACGGTCAGCGGCCGCGTCGCGTCGCGCGGGTCCGCACCGCGGGCGGTGAGGTCTTCCATGACGAGCACGAACTCCTCGTCGGCCTCGTCGATCGCCGCCGCGTACACCGTCGGATGTTCCAGCGGCAGCGCCACATCCGAGTTGAACAGCCGCGGCTCGTGCAGCAGGCCGCTGGTCATCTTGATCATCGCCTTGTGGTCGGGGTCCACGGCCTTGACGAACAGCGTGGCGGGCCCGGCAGGCCCGGGACGGTACGTCACGGCGAGTCGCGCCCGCCGGTTCGTGCCGTCGTCGCGCATGTCGACGCCGACACCCTCGACCACGGCGCCGGGATGGTGCGTTGCGAGCGCGGCCGTGAGCCACTGCGGGGTGATCTCGGTCCAGTCCCGGGGAACCGTGAGCGCCGCGGTCATCGGACGATCACCGGCAGCGAGTCCCAGCCCCGCACCGTGGAGGTGGGCGAGAGCTCGGCGCTCGCGAGGTCGACGTCCCACTCGGGGAATCGCTTGAGGATCTCCTCGAGTGCGACGCGGCCCTCGAGGCGGGCCAGCGCCGAGCCCAGGCAGAAGTGGGTGCCGACGCTGAACGCCAGGTGCTGACGCGGCGCGCGATTGATGTCGAAAACCTCGCCGTCGGGCGGGAACTGGCGACTGTCACGCACCGCCGCGCCGATCAGCAGCATCATCACGCTGCCCTCGGGGACCGTCCGGCCGTGGTACTCGACGTCGCGCGTGACGTACCGGGCCACGTGCGGGGCGGGCGGCTCGAACCGCAGGATCTCTTCGATGGCCTGCGGGATCAGGGCGGGGTTCT
Coding sequences:
- a CDS encoding SDR family oxidoreductase; amino-acid sequence: MSSQQESFADRTMVVSGGSRGIGLAIALGAAKRGANVVLLAKTAQPHPKLPGTVHTAVAEVEAAGGKGVAVVGDVRKDEDVARAVDTAVERFGGVDIVVNNASAIATEPTESLAVKKFDLMMDINVRGTFLLTKAALPHLRTSVEAGRAAHVLTLAPPLNLNPYWLGAHPSYTLSKYGMTLLSQGWAAEYADSGIGFSCLWPETYIATAAVANGAGGAELLKSSRSPEIMADAAVEILSRPAGEVNGQTFVDSEVLTTAGVSDLSRYGGGDSPIIDIFIDAPGQGA
- a CDS encoding CaiB/BaiF CoA transferase family protein yields the protein MSACASAPLAGIRVIEVGVMLAGPYATMMLADLGAEVIKIEPPGGEISRQVGDSYFASLNRGKRSLCLDLASANGKARLAELVADSHALLVNMKPSVIRRLGLTYDALKEFNPEIVCVAMTGFGLDGGDDPAFDYVIQAATGVAAMTGDPDGPPTLPGYSSADNSTGLTAALGLLAMIVSGRGGQVDVSLRDVMLSQLNYRASAYLNDGAEPRRHPNGAHSYYVPAQLFPTADGYLALFITHDGFWRSFAGEAGISGFETMAERAARRDEVLHVVTATLATDSAASWEKRLKPLGIPVAAVRTLPEALSETPEALVTAGDFRLVGSSIRIAGYQPDYRPPPAFDEYAGGQAQARSQSSS
- a CDS encoding MFS transporter — its product is MATSTGVRVSPLRVAVASFIGTTVEFYDFLIYGTAAALVFPKLFFPQASPAAGILLSFATFGVGFIARPLGGIVFGHFGDRIGRKRMLVYSLVGMGVSTVLIGLLPTYAQIGLAAPVLLTVLRLCQGFAVGGEWGGATLMAVEHASADRRGFYGAFPQMGAPAGTASATLAFFLASQLPDAQFLAWGWRLPFLFSAVLIVIGLVIRLKLTESPEFSAVVQNSAVRRMPIVEAFRRHWRQIVLVAGAYLSQGVFAYICVAYLVSYATTAAGIDRTAALFAVFVAALVAVAAYPAFGAWSDAVGRKRLFLVGVVLMAASVFPVFALIDTGSALLFGVALVLVFGLAMAPAAGVTGALFSLAFDADVRYSGVSIGYTLSQVVGSAFAPTIAAALYAATQSSDSIAWYLVAVSAISVVAGTLLPSDRSAPEAAVVKG
- a CDS encoding phosphotransferase is translated as MTAALTVPRDWTEITPQWLTAALATHHPGAVVEGVGVDMRDDGTNRRARLAVTYRPGPAGPATLFVKAVDPDHKAMIKMTSGLLHEPRLFNSDVALPLEHPTVYAAAIDEADEEFVLVMEDLTARGADPRDATRPLTVDQAANGVRALARLHGQFWGERLRHPTLAWLEPFEPWDGMQWAPLPAALERLGDDAPPSVQALTIDHLVEGVWKPYIRCLTASSEPQTLLHGDAHIGNTYLTPDGDVGFLDWQVARRGNFAVDLGYFLQGALRTEDRRIAERELLQEYSDALELPDAEKPSLEQIWLRYRASVAHGLMTWLATASAGELWQRPDIALALAQRYSAAYEDLQTAEALADLTA
- a CDS encoding LLM class F420-dependent oxidoreductase; translated protein: MRLGVMIGAERGDMTRKVNKLAADIQWAEAAGLDSAWMPQVPDDFDCLSMVALMAAHTSTIELGTAVVPLQAQHPVALARQALSVHAIAEGRLALGVGPSHHWIIRDMLGLPYDKPAAYTRDYLEVLNASLAGPGPVDVENDTFTVHNPTALAAETPLPVLVAALGPVMLQIAGELADGTVLWMADERAIGDHIAPRINKAADNAGRPAPRIVAGIPVCLCANSEIDTAKERANRILAEAETSPNYQRLLDRGDARNVGDLCAAGDEDAILARFKRFADAGVTDLSVRLLPIGDNRDELIASKYRTREVIAELAKAVR
- a CDS encoding 2Fe-2S iron-sulfur cluster-binding protein; translated protein: MTAEPVPTAEPGGKVTILFERERVSVPRRPNETLLESARRAGMTPPFSCEAGNCGTCMAKLLEGTATMRVNDALDDDEVAEGYVLTCQAVPDCDTVTVSYDDD
- a CDS encoding class I adenylate-forming enzyme family protein — translated: MSISLLLEMASSGDPDRTAVVSDDTRLTAGELSTLADGAAGVIAGSGAAHVAYVGTGGALLPLLLFASARAAIPFTPLNYRLSAEGLRELVDRLPTPLVIADGEYAGMLAGAGRPVLTSEEFLSQARTADPAAEFADPDAVAVVLFTSGTTSRPKAVELTHNNLTSYITGTVEFGSAAPEDAALICVPPYHIAGVSAAMSNLYAGRKMVYLRNFDAHRWVELVRTEGVTSATVVPTMLDRIVTALETTRAELPTLRNLAYGGSKVALPLVRKALELMPNVGFVNAYGLTETSSTIAVLGPDDHRAALASDDPGVTRRLGSVGQVVPGIEVQIRGEDGTVLGPGETGELFVRGEQVSGRYTEIGSVLDEDGWFPTKDVAMLDQDGYLFIGGRSDDTIIRGGENIAPAEIEDVLVEHPDVRDVAVVGPEDPQWGQIIVAVVVPADGAEPDADVLREHVRKHLRGSRTPDRVVFRAELPTNATGKVLRRQLVDELQPIS
- a CDS encoding cobalamin B12-binding domain-containing protein yields the protein MATRVLVAKPGLDGHDRGAKIVARTLRDAGFEVIYTGIRQRIEDIVSIALQEDVALVGLSILSGAHVALTARTVEALRAADAGDIAVVVGGTIPQGDVQKLLDVGAAAVFPTGTPLDTLVTEVRALTEKVAK
- a CDS encoding class I adenylate-forming enzyme family protein, encoding MGESAVLAFGDREYTLTELDALAGGMAATLAQRGVGPGDRVAMMSSNRPEFVIALRAIWRLGAAAVLISPAWKTTEIAHALELTRANHAVGDQPLLAEHLPMVHLDEPITPGERPGPAVAPDADALFVFSSGTTGMPKAVRHSHAGFAAAIEHWRDALGLTAADRMQIMTPPSHILGLLNIAMVLDTGAWMRLHPRFDVETMLRHIESDGITIEMAVAPIALALAAHPGLERFDLSSLRFVMWCATPVTRSVAEDITARAGIRWLTAYGTTELPVIACNPLDDTRIETVGKPVRGVRVRIADTGEIQVCSPSAMCGYLPESATGGAFDDGWYRTGDIGFLDDDGYLHVTDRAKEMVKVRGFQVAPAEVEAVLHGHPAVADCAVFGEPHDTDGEAVVAAVATCAEVSAEELIDLVGSRLASYKRPRRVEFVTEIPRLPSGKVLRRVLKERHGRPSDG
- a CDS encoding methylmalonyl-CoA mutase family protein, which translates into the protein MSEQAQPRVETPSGIPLAPVYGPQDRSGEPPPPGTYPFTRGNFASGYRGKTWTFRQYSGFGTAEESNRRYRYLLDQGGTGLSVALDLPTQCGYDSDDDEYGEEVGRVGVAVDTLADAEILFDGIPLEAISTSFTINGTAAILLAFYVAAAEKKGVPREKLTGTIQNDILKEYASRGTWIWPPEPSLRLIADTIEFCAAEVPKFNAISVAGAHFRDAGANAVQEMAFTLADGVTYCDTVIERGRMTIDKFAPQISFFFYTHGDFFEEIAKYRAGRRRWATIVRERYGATTDKASMFRFGCVSGGASLYAPQAQNNLVRVAYEALASVLGGVQSMFTAAWDEPFALPSEESATLALRTQQILAYETGVAKVADPLGGSYFVEALTDATEAKIVEIMSDLEAHGGMVACIEDGYLQGLIADEAYKLHQEIESGERPVVGVNRFVVDEPPPEIATYELDAEGRDLQLKRLSKVKAERDSAQVKATLAALSAAAEGDDNLMHKLIDCANAYCTVGEMVSALKAVWGEFQQPVVF